The proteins below come from a single Carnobacterium divergens DSM 20623 genomic window:
- a CDS encoding phage tail domain-containing protein: MECEIYNKAMQSKLMINDYVTEMYQTEGQPKGNYFFIKLDGLGEVEADRHTMDSNRDGTIFIESTLAERDIQIELIMIADEFKSMEELRREMSKMLNPKSGTLELRYKEDERSYRIDVQSAHVPTFTTDGYLSKKAQRVTLDLIASDPFWYAVEDEIHYLSNWEPNLEWELEFPMTGASELGIELERFNGDQLVTLVNDGDEATGMELYLTASGDVKNPGIIRVMADGTMTQKMKLLTTIHAGDLIRITTSVGNKRIEKWNDTQQFWENIFNTLSLDSQFIQLDIGENYLRYQTESHADQLEIKVHYRLRYVGV; the protein is encoded by the coding sequence ATGGAGTGCGAAATATACAATAAAGCAATGCAATCAAAATTAATGATTAACGATTACGTTACGGAAATGTATCAAACAGAAGGACAGCCGAAGGGAAATTACTTTTTTATCAAATTGGATGGACTTGGTGAAGTCGAAGCTGATCGTCATACGATGGATTCAAATCGAGATGGAACGATTTTTATTGAAAGTACACTAGCAGAACGTGATATCCAAATTGAATTGATTATGATTGCCGACGAGTTTAAATCAATGGAAGAGCTGCGTCGGGAAATGAGTAAAATGCTAAATCCAAAATCAGGAACATTAGAACTTCGTTACAAAGAAGACGAACGAAGCTATCGAATTGATGTTCAAAGTGCACACGTGCCTACTTTTACAACAGATGGTTATTTAAGTAAAAAAGCACAACGTGTCACGCTTGATTTAATTGCCTCAGATCCATTTTGGTATGCTGTTGAAGATGAGATTCATTATTTATCAAATTGGGAACCAAATCTGGAATGGGAGTTAGAATTTCCGATGACGGGAGCGAGTGAGTTAGGAATTGAATTGGAACGCTTTAATGGTGATCAGCTGGTGACCTTGGTCAATGATGGCGATGAAGCCACAGGAATGGAACTTTATCTAACAGCCAGTGGAGATGTTAAAAATCCTGGAATTATTCGAGTGATGGCAGATGGTACGATGACTCAAAAAATGAAATTACTCACAACTATACACGCAGGAGACCTCATTCGCATTACAACATCTGTTGGAAACAAACGCATTGAAAAGTGGAATGACACCCAACAATTTTGGGAAAATATTTTTAATACACTTTCATTAGATAGTCAGTTTATCCAATTGGACATTGGAGAAAATTATCTGCGTTATCAAACGGAAAGTCATGCGGATCAATTAGAAATTAAAGTTCATTATCGACTTCGTTATGTGGGGGTCTGA